Proteins from one Anopheles nili chromosome 2, idAnoNiliSN_F5_01, whole genome shotgun sequence genomic window:
- the LOC128720669 gene encoding exosome complex component RRP46 codes for MVDDSKITADCLNLRRMICETNVLSRSDSSAAFSQGATQVMVAVNGPAEVKLRNADSENCHLEVQYRSNAGLEDIGFRLMESLIKRSFVRVIATAAYCRSAVYIYVQEMADKGGLLACSINTTCLALITSGIDLNFTVAAVHCMVTEDGTLLLDPDDKQMKSARSSFTFVFDSIAKNTVTSYVHGSFTFDEYEKVLSACRVAVEKIFQFYRKVSQNITKVVADDS; via the exons ATGGTTGACGATTCAAAAATAACAGCAGATTGTCTGAATCTGCGGCGAATGATCTGTGAAACGAACGTGCTCTCCCGGTCCGACAGCTCTGCTGCATTCTCGCAAG GTGCCACACAGGTGATGGTAGCGGTAAATGGGCCCGCTGAGGTGAAGCTTCGAAATGCTGATTCGGAAAATTGCCATCTGGAGGTGCAGTACCGCTCGAATGCAGGATTGGAGGACATAGGGTTTCGCCTGATGGAAAGTCTCATCAAACGTTCTTTCGTGCGTGTCATAGCCACTGCCGCGTATTGTCGTAGCGCCGTATACATCTACGTCCAAGAAATGGCCGATAAAGGCGGT CTGCTGGCTTGCTCTATAAATACGACCTGTCTGGCTCTGATTACGAGTGGGATTGACCTGAACTTCACGGTGGCTGCCGTGCATTGCATGGTAACGGAGGATGGCACATTGCTTCTCGATCCAGACGATAAGCAAATGAAGAGCGCCCGCAGTTCGTTCACGTTCGTGTTCGACAGTATTGCGAAGAATACGGTCACATCGTACGTGCACGGTAGTTTCACTTTCGACGAGTACGAGAAGGTTTTAAGTGCGTGCCGAGTGGCCgttgaaaaaatatttcaattctATAGAAAAGTGTCACAGAATATCACTAAGGTTGTGGCCGATGATAGTTAA
- the LOC128721749 gene encoding neuroendocrine convertase 2 yields the protein MFVKICLVALFGISCTASTFGHKDHHAGDVFTSSFLVRFKRSLDKQLVHEIANRNGFQNLGELPGSSGKEFHFKHTTLPLVRTRRSISHTRVLKKEPLVHTAVQQPGFKRVKRGFRHAVPLNYIPDKGPAYGGENVPTDPYFPFQWYLKNTGQNGGKAKLDLNVLAAWDQGITGKNITTAIMDDGVDYMHADLKFNYNAEASYDFSSNDPYPYPRYTDDWFNSHGTRCAGEVAAARDNGICGVGVAYDSKIAGIRMLDQPYMTDLIEANSMGHEPHKIHIYSASWGPTDDGKTVDGPRNATMRAIVQGVNEGRNGLGNIYVWASGDGGEEDDCNCDGYAASMWTISINSAINDGQNAHYDESCSSTLASTFSNGAKDPNTGVATTDLYGKCTTTHSGTSAAAPEAAGVFALALEANPSLSWRDMQHLTVLTSKRNSLFDAKNRFHWTMNGVGLEFNHLFGFGVLDAGAMVALAKKWRTVPPRYHCEAGAITQIHRIPSSGSLYLPIKTNACKGTDTEVRYLEHVQAVITANASRRGDLELFLTSPMGTRSMILSKRANDDDRRDGFTKWPFMTTHTWGEYPQGTWMLEATFNSQDSRSGWIKEFSLVLHGTKDPPYQTLSPASPHSKLAIVKKAHEDKDGN from the exons ATGTTCGTCAAGATCTGCTTGGTGGCCCTGTTCGGCATAAGCTGCACGGCGTCAACATTCGGCCACAAGGATCATCATGCTGGGGATGTGTTTACCAGTTCCTTCCTGGTGCGCTTCAAACGCAGCTTGGACAAGCAGCTGGTGCACGAGATTGCGAACCGGAATGGATTCCAAAATCTGGGCGAG CTTCCGGGCAGCAGCGGCAAGGAGTTCCACTTCAAGCATACCACTCTACCATTGGTACGCACCAGGCGCAGCATCTCCCATACGCGAGTCCTTAAAAAGGAACCACTG GTACACACGGCCGTACAGCAGCCCGGATTTAAGCGCGTCAAACGTGGCTTTCGCCACGCGGTCCCACTCAACTACATCCCGGACAAGGGCCCAGCGTACGGAGGCGAAAACGTACCAACCGATCCGTACTTTCCGTTCCAATGGTACTTGAAGAATACAGGACAAAACGGGGGCAAAGCCAAACTCGACCTCAACGTACTCGCTGCGTGGGACCAAGGAATTACtgggaaaaacatcacaaccGCCATCATGGACGACG GCGTCGATTATATGCACGCGGACCTGAAGTTTAATTAT AACGCCGAAGCCAGCTACGATTTTAGCAGCAACGATCCGTACCCGTACCCACGGTACACGGACGATTGGTTTAACAG CCACGGTACGAGATGTGCCGGTGAAGTGGCCGCTGCCCGAGACAACGGTATCTGTGGCGTTGGTGTGGCGTACGATTCGAAGATCGCCGGAATTCGCATGCTAGACCAACCGTACATGACCGATCTGATCGAGGCGAACTCGATGGGTCACGAACCGCACAAAATCCACATCTACAGTGCGTCCTGGGGTCCGACCGATGATGGGAAGACGGTTGATGGGCCACGGAATGCGACGATGCGAGCGATCGTACAGGGGGTGAATGAGGGCCGGAATGGGTTGGGAAATATCTACGTGTGGGCttccggtgatggtggtgaagaGGACGATTGCAACTGTGACGGATATGCGGCGTCGATGTGGACCATTTCGATTAACAGTGCGATTAATGATGGCCAGAATGCTCATTACGATGAAAGCTGCAGTTCCACGCTTGCCAGCACGTTCAGCAATGGTGCGAAGGATCCCAACACCGGTGTG GCCACGACGGATTTGtacggaaaatgcaccaccacgcACTCGGGAACTAGTGCGGCTGCTCCGGAAGCGGCAGGAGTTTTCGCTCTGGCCCTGGAAGCAAA TCCATCCTTGTCCTGGCGCGATATGCAACACCTGACGGTGCTAACGTCGAAGCGAAACTCACTCTTCGATGCGAAGAACCGATTCCACTGGACGATGAACGGTGTCGGGTTGGAGTTTAACCAtctgttcggtttcggtgtccTCGATGCCGGTGCGATGGTTGCATTGGCGAAAAAGTGGCGAACGGTTCCACCCCGGTATCACTGTGAAGCCGGAGCCATCACCCAGATCCA CCGGATACCGTCGTCGGGCTCGCTGTACTTGCCGATTAAGACGAATGCGTGCAAGGGCACGGACACGGAAGTACGCTATCTGGAGCACGTGCAAGCGGTCATCACGGCAAACGCAAGCAGACGTGGCGACTTGGAGCTGTTCCTCACGTCACCAATGGGCACTAG atcgatgatacTGAGTAAACGCGCCAACGATGATGATCGCCGGGATGGTTTTACCAAGTGGCCGTTCATGACGACGCACACCTGGGGCGAATATCCTCAGGGCACGTGGATGCTGGAG GCCACGTTTAACTCGCAGGACAGCCGCTCCGGATGGATCAAGGAGTTTTCGCTCGTCCTGCACGGCACAAAGGATCCACCCTACCAAACGCTGTCGCCGGCATCGCCCCACTCGAAGCTGGCCATTGTAAAGAAAGCGCACGAGGATAAGGACGGCAACTGA
- the LOC128730767 gene encoding LOW QUALITY PROTEIN: protein YIF1B (The sequence of the model RefSeq protein was modified relative to this genomic sequence to represent the inferred CDS: inserted 2 bases in 1 codon; substituted 1 base at 1 genomic stop codon), protein MTDVSQRVQKXQVGQWFVGCGSSFNRRTXYFSAMNFNAQAGTDGRAHRSVSKKPKRVSDVNAIGSTIPYQQMTSQVPTNQYMPSDPNNFYGQPQYSSLPQQQYAPQQQPNYYIPQQPPQPNNVPRQLGQPASMPGMAGGQFAMFQQPIVQDMAMQYGQKLADQGKEIVHSQIEKYLPIAKLKYYFAVDNSYVVNKLKIIFFPFLHKDWGMKYDHDNPVQPRYDINAYDLYIPSMSYITYIVLAGIALGMQQRFSSEQLSIQASSALAYSIFEIVIYMLTLYIGNIATSLGTLDLLALSGYKYSAIVSILLGTILLKRMGYYLALLYSSAVLALFLLRTMKAKVLSEQSQTQSSVGYDPYGQQQNEYHVGRKRKLYFLFLVTGLQPVLAFWLTVHLVVSDTVPSA, encoded by the exons ATGACGGATGTCAGCCAGCGAGTACAAAAATGACAAGTTGGCCAATGGTTTGTTGGTTGTGGATCATCGTTTAATCGTAGAAC GTATTTTTCTGCTATGAATTTCAACGCTCAGGCTGGGACCGATGGCCGTG CCCATCGGTCGGTatcaaaaaaaccaaaacgggtGAGCGACGTGAATGCGATTGGGTCTACGATTCCGTACCAACAGATGACATCACAAGTTCCGACCAACCAGTACATGCCCAGCGATCCCAATAACT TTTACGGGCAGCCACAATACTCGTCACTTCCACAGCAGCAGTATGCACCCCAACAACAGCCAAACTACTACATCCCACAGCAGCCGCCACAACCAAATAATGTGCCTCGGCAACTTGGCCAGCCCGCTTCCATGCCGGGAATGGCTGGTGGCCAGTTTGCGATGTTTCAGCAGCCCATCGTTCAGGACATGGCCATGCAGTACGGACAGAAACTGGCCGACCAGGGCAAGGAGATTGTACACAgccaaattgaaaaatatttaccGATTGCTAAGCTGAAGTATTACTTCGCCGTGGACAACAGCTACGTTGTGAACAAGCTGAAgattattttcttcccatttctGCACAAG gaCTGGGGAATGAAGTACGACCACGATAATCCGGTACAGCCACGGTATGATATCAATGCGTACGACTTGTACATACCTTCTATGAGCTACATCACGTACATCGTGTTGGCGGGAATTGCACTTG GCATGCAGCAGAGATTCTCATCGGAACAGTTGAGCATTCAGGCGTCGAGCGCTTTGGCGTACAGCATTTTTGAGATAGTGATTTACATGCTTACGCTCTACATAGGAAACATTGCCACGTCCCTAGGCACATTGGATCTGCTTGCCCTCAGCGGGTATAAGTACTCCGCCATCGTCTCGATCTTGCTTGGTACAATACTTTTGAAAAGAATGGGCTATTATCTGGCACTGCTGTACTCGTCGGCCGTTTTGGCACTGTTTTTG CTGCGCACTATGAAAGCGAAGGTGCTCTCGGAACAATCGCAAACGCAAAGCTCCGTTGGCTACGATCCATATGGGCAGCAGCAGAACGAGTACCACGTGGGCCGCAAGCGCAAGCTTTACTTTCTATTCCTCGTGACCGGATTGCAGCCGGTGCTGGCATTCTGGCTTACCGTACATCTAGTAGTTAGCGATACTGTACCAAGTGCTTAG
- the LOC128721076 gene encoding uncharacterized protein LOC128721076 — protein sequence MSSRKSRLSLSKDIHKDAKTSNARRTPQRTSVGRKSTDSHTNEENSPSQNSEYSPMIPLTQDSSIHAINGVSWEWNSPQRMQGPNRAKIAAARMRRPKPEPLYCESPESAPAKPTGFNKFISKLNLLMEKENMDENLDVPEPLHEPLGESCFEDEFSIEHNPRKCEETVRSPDNTSNDDIFDEAFQVIPNNESRISIGAELDDSKLDVLLVEASQTIEQELNKCAPVTSVPVPKNPVPCFSIPVEMNDSDMDGFLVQASLMVEEKLSDSSQESSTNSNALKKLNERDTINLKEKRIFPTVCHEKDTVNSTSLNDGTRQQCSMSQDELKALIEKKRQEALRRLENNRLRRIVKGTNSHG from the exons ATGAGTAGCCGTAAAAGCAGATTAAGTTTATCGAAAGACATTCACAAGGATG CGAAAACATCAAATGCCCGACGCACACCGCAACGTACTTCGGTGGGCAGAAAGAGTACAGATTCTCATACGAACGAGGAAAATTCCCCCTCACAGAATAGTGAATACTCTCCCATGATACCATTAACGCAGGATAGCTCAATTCACGCCATAAACGGTGTGTCATGGGAATGGAACAGTCCGCAGCGCATGCAGGGTCCGAACAGAGCAAAGATTGCAGCTGCAAGAATGCGTAGGCCTAAACCTGAACCACTGTACTGCGAGTCGCCTGAATCGGCGCCAGCAAAACCCACAGGATTCAACAAATTCATCTCCAAATTGAATCTTctaatggaaaaggaaaatatggATGAAAATTTAGATGTTCCAGAGCCTCTGCATGAGCCGCTAGGAGAATCGTGTTTCGAGGATGAATTTTCCATTGAACATAATCCACGGAAATGCGAAGAAACTGTCAGAAGTCCAGACAATACCAGCAACGATGATATCTTTGATGAAGCTTTTCAAGTTATTCCAAACAACGAATCGCGCATTTCGATTGGTGCCGAGTTGGATGATTCTAAGCTGGATGTGTTGTTAGTCGAGGCAAGCCAAACGATTGAACAGGAGCTAAATAAATGTGCCCCCGTAACTTCCGTTCCTGTCCCGAAAAATCCCGTGCCATGTTTCAGCATTCCTGTTGAGATGAATGATTCGGATATGGACGGGTTTTTAGTTCAGGCGTCGTTGATGGTCGAGGAGAAGTTGAGCGACAGTTCACAGGAATCTTCAACAAACAGCAATGCGCTAAAGAAACTCAACGAACGTGATACCATCAATctgaaggaaaagcgaatATTTCCAACCGTTTGCCATGAAAAGGACACCGTAAATTCGACTTCGCTTAACGATG GCACTAGGCAGCAATGTTCGATGTCCCAAGATGAGTTGAAAGCGTtgatagaaaagaaaaggcagGAAGCGTTGCGGCGATTGGAGAATAATCGCCTGCGAAGGATCGTAAAAGGCACGAACTCTCATGGATAG